A single region of the Streptomyces virginiae genome encodes:
- a CDS encoding HEXXH motif domain-containing protein, with product MTDALTAFTVSSPTLRALASTEPSTEGTRLVRDVRRSKRLLLLRAVLDAAPGGDSGETADHWALLEDAERRDPGAVRDVLHYPATGVWAEETLRRLHAPCGPPADLGHLGALAVAAALRAGIPFSHTLRPLHGRLVLPTLGLLRPDRPGPLALCERSWDPDDPATVPLHALPGGRTALDDLDPYRAPGPAQPAPIRPARRLTPKGHKRWDTQWSGALTLLQRYDTIRAEETVQLLRSVVPLAGGSRSSGATLPAAAGSVLARAQAPPALAATLVHEVQHGKLTALTDVLTLHTADHTPRHWAPWRSDPRPLDGLLHGAYAHLALAGYWQRAALYGARGAWAQHARIRAQVAAVLPTLRAHELLTTAGREFTDAMGAAERAMDDLPPPGDQHTAARRAVDRERRAWCEAHPELAAFAQG from the coding sequence ATGACCGACGCCCTCACCGCCTTCACCGTCTCCTCGCCCACCCTGCGCGCCCTCGCCTCCACCGAACCCTCCACGGAGGGCACCCGCCTGGTCCGCGACGTACGCCGCTCCAAACGCCTGCTCCTGCTGCGCGCCGTCCTCGACGCCGCCCCCGGCGGCGACTCCGGGGAGACCGCCGACCACTGGGCCCTGCTGGAGGACGCCGAGCGCCGCGACCCGGGCGCCGTGCGCGACGTGCTGCACTACCCCGCCACCGGGGTGTGGGCCGAGGAGACCCTGCGCCGACTGCACGCCCCCTGCGGCCCCCCGGCCGACCTCGGACACCTCGGAGCCCTCGCCGTCGCCGCCGCCCTGCGCGCCGGGATCCCCTTCAGCCACACCCTGCGGCCCCTGCACGGCCGGCTCGTCCTACCCACCCTCGGCCTGCTGCGCCCGGACCGCCCCGGCCCGCTCGCCCTCTGCGAACGCTCCTGGGACCCCGACGACCCGGCCACCGTGCCCCTGCACGCCCTGCCCGGCGGCCGGACCGCCCTCGACGACCTCGACCCCTACCGGGCACCCGGCCCCGCGCAGCCCGCCCCGATCCGCCCCGCCCGCCGCCTCACCCCCAAGGGCCACAAGCGGTGGGACACCCAGTGGTCCGGCGCCCTCACCCTGCTCCAGCGCTACGACACCATCCGCGCGGAGGAGACCGTCCAACTGCTGCGTTCCGTCGTACCGCTGGCCGGCGGCTCCCGCTCCAGCGGCGCCACCCTCCCCGCGGCGGCCGGCTCCGTACTCGCCCGCGCACAGGCCCCGCCCGCGCTCGCCGCGACCCTCGTCCACGAGGTCCAGCACGGCAAACTGACCGCCCTCACAGACGTCCTGACCCTGCACACAGCCGACCACACGCCCCGCCACTGGGCCCCCTGGCGCAGCGACCCCCGCCCCCTGGACGGCCTGCTGCACGGCGCCTACGCCCACCTCGCCCTCGCCGGGTACTGGCAGCGCGCCGCCCTCTACGGGGCCCGCGGCGCCTGGGCCCAGCACGCCCGCATCCGCGCCCAGGTCGCAGCCGTCCTGCCCACCCTGCGGGCGCACGAACTACTGACCACCGCCGGACGGGAGTTCACCGACGCGATGGGGGCCGCCGAACGCGCCATGGACGACCTGCCGCCGCCCGGCGACCAGCACACCGCGGCCCGCCGGGCCGTCGACCGAGAACGCCGCGCCTGGTGCGAGGCGCACCCCGAACTCGCGGCGTTCGCACAAGGCTGA